A DNA window from Actinokineospora baliensis contains the following coding sequences:
- a CDS encoding COG1470 family protein: MVRRPEEIPTVAYAIDPFLSPSTSPGDFTLSVEPLSLRVGRPGGATAIIATKAGAEAHTLTLSVTGLPCGAIATFEPKVVEAGRSTRLSIAIPEKASPGVYPVTVHATAANGMAARAYMSLTVDDASTHSGIKVRLVPEESTTQPGFLTQTRVTVSTDEPVELSVDGVPPGTRATFSPARLPVGGGACTLWIFTSPSAAPGAYPIAVSARGAHGRVGEAIFTLTITGWDRP; the protein is encoded by the coding sequence ATGGTCCGCAGACCAGAGGAGATCCCCACCGTGGCCTACGCGATCGACCCGTTCCTCAGCCCCAGCACCAGCCCGGGCGACTTCACCCTGTCCGTGGAGCCGCTCTCGCTCCGCGTGGGGCGGCCTGGTGGCGCCACCGCCATCATCGCGACGAAGGCGGGAGCCGAGGCCCACACGTTGACCCTGTCGGTCACCGGGCTGCCCTGCGGGGCGATCGCCACCTTCGAGCCGAAGGTGGTCGAGGCGGGCCGCTCGACGCGGCTGAGCATCGCCATCCCGGAGAAGGCGAGCCCAGGGGTCTACCCGGTCACCGTGCACGCCACAGCGGCCAATGGCATGGCGGCGCGGGCCTACATGTCACTGACCGTCGACGACGCCTCGACGCACAGTGGCATCAAGGTGCGCTTAGTACCCGAGGAGTCGACCACCCAACCCGGTTTCCTGACCCAGACGCGCGTCACCGTCTCCACGGACGAGCCCGTGGAGCTCAGCGTCGACGGCGTCCCGCCGGGGACCCGGGCCACGTTCAGCCCGGCGCGGTTGCCCGTCGGCGGCGGCGCCTGCACCCTCTGGATCTTCACCAGCCCGTCCGCCGCACCCGGCGCGTACCCCATCGCCGTGTCGGCTCGGGGTGCGCACGGGCGCGTCGGCGAGGCCATCTTCACCCTGACCATCACCGGGTGGGACCGGCCCTGA
- a CDS encoding helix-turn-helix domain-containing protein — MTAEQPESLAADAFPTALRSAIQASGLSLDRIQYRLRARGVSISVTALSYWQSGRRRPERAESLAALGHLEDVLGVPTGSLIALLGPPRPRGRVNRESSRLTVEALWGNSEPVSHLLKRIDFTSDSALTKISQHDKMEIAVDRGEKALNIRQVFRAERDGADRTLLVYDLEVPGRPFPEIVAGDTCRIGRVAQDATAGLLAGEILLDQPLNRGETTIVDYALRHPGPPYSRGDDSYCRKFPGPVREFVLELRFDPRALPAYLEQYTVDMDDQVTNRRKLDVTLDGKAHAVALDFGPGILCVRWEWPD, encoded by the coding sequence TTGACAGCCGAGCAGCCCGAGTCGCTGGCGGCTGACGCGTTCCCCACGGCGTTGCGGTCGGCGATCCAGGCCAGCGGTCTGAGCCTCGACCGGATCCAGTACCGGCTGCGGGCCAGGGGGGTGTCGATCAGCGTCACCGCGCTGAGCTACTGGCAGTCCGGGCGGCGCAGGCCCGAGCGGGCCGAGTCGCTGGCCGCGCTCGGCCATCTGGAGGACGTCCTCGGGGTGCCCACCGGCTCGTTGATCGCCCTACTCGGCCCACCTCGGCCGCGCGGGCGGGTCAACCGGGAGTCCTCCCGGCTGACCGTCGAGGCGCTGTGGGGCAACAGCGAGCCGGTCTCGCACCTGCTCAAGCGCATCGACTTCACCAGCGACAGCGCGCTGACCAAGATCAGCCAGCACGACAAGATGGAGATCGCGGTCGACCGCGGCGAGAAGGCCCTCAACATCCGCCAGGTATTCCGCGCCGAGCGGGACGGGGCCGATCGCACGCTGCTGGTGTACGACCTGGAGGTGCCCGGCAGGCCGTTCCCCGAGATCGTCGCGGGTGACACCTGCCGCATCGGCCGGGTCGCCCAGGACGCCACCGCGGGGCTGCTGGCGGGCGAGATCCTGCTCGACCAGCCGCTCAACCGGGGCGAGACCACCATCGTGGACTACGCGCTGCGCCACCCGGGACCGCCGTACTCGCGCGGCGACGACAGCTACTGCCGCAAGTTCCCCGGGCCGGTCCGCGAGTTCGTCCTCGAGCTGCGCTTCGACCCCAGGGCGCTGCCCGCGTACCTGGAGCAGTACACCGTCGACATGGACGACCAGGTGACCAACCGGCGCAAGCTGGACGTCACCCTGGACGGCAAGGCGCACGCCGTGGCCCTGGACTTCGGTCCCGGGATCCTGTGCGTGCGGTGGGAGTGGCCGGACTAG
- the aspS gene encoding aspartate--tRNA ligase: MIRTHEAGTLRAEHAGQTVTLTGWVARRRDHGGVIFIDLRDASGVSQVVFREGEMAERAHRLRAEFCVKVVGEVAARPAGNENPEIPTGAIEVLATELHVLSESAPLPFPLDDHLTVGDEVRLRYRYLDLRRSEPARAIRLRSEVSRIAREVLHAERFVEVETPTLTRSTPEGARDFVVPARLRPGSWYALPQSPQLFKQLLMVGGLERYYQIARCYRDEDFRADRQPEFTQLDIEMSFVEQDDVIALGERIIGTIWRELADHEISAPLPRLTYADAMSRYGSDKPDIRFAVELTELTEYFAETPFRVFQAPYVGAVVMPGGASQPRKQLDAWQEFAKQRGHKGLAYVLVQEDGTLGGPVAKNLSEVEREGLAKAAGAEPGDCVFFAAGNPNDARALLGAARQEIGRRCGLIDESAWGFVWVVDAPMFEEAAAATSAGDVAVGAGRWTALHHAFTSPNAEWIDRFDQDPGNALAYAYDLVLNGNEIGGGSIRIHNKDVQERVFGIMGLDQAEAQEKFGFLLDAFAFGAPPHGGIAFGWDRLVMLLAGLDSIREVIAFPKTGGGYDPLTAAPAPITAEQRKEAGVDFKPVKPTEAAAPTAG, translated from the coding sequence GTGATCCGCACGCACGAGGCCGGAACCCTCCGCGCCGAGCACGCCGGGCAGACCGTCACCCTCACCGGGTGGGTGGCCCGCAGGCGCGATCACGGCGGGGTCATCTTCATCGATCTGCGCGACGCCTCGGGCGTGTCGCAGGTCGTCTTCCGCGAGGGCGAGATGGCCGAGCGCGCCCACCGGCTGCGCGCGGAGTTCTGCGTGAAGGTCGTCGGCGAGGTCGCCGCCCGCCCGGCGGGCAACGAGAACCCGGAGATCCCCACCGGCGCGATCGAGGTGCTGGCCACCGAGCTGCACGTGCTCAGCGAGTCAGCGCCGCTGCCCTTCCCGCTCGACGACCACCTCACCGTCGGCGACGAGGTCCGGCTCCGCTACCGCTACCTCGACCTGCGCCGCAGCGAGCCCGCCAGGGCCATCCGGCTGCGCAGCGAGGTCAGCCGGATCGCCCGCGAGGTGCTGCACGCCGAGCGCTTCGTCGAGGTCGAGACCCCCACGCTGACCCGCTCCACCCCCGAGGGCGCCCGCGACTTCGTCGTGCCCGCCCGGCTGCGGCCCGGCTCCTGGTACGCGCTGCCGCAGTCGCCGCAGCTGTTCAAGCAGCTGCTCATGGTCGGCGGCCTGGAGCGGTACTACCAGATCGCCCGTTGCTACCGCGACGAGGACTTCCGGGCCGACCGCCAGCCCGAGTTCACCCAGCTCGACATCGAGATGAGCTTCGTCGAGCAGGACGACGTGATCGCGCTCGGCGAGCGGATCATCGGCACGATCTGGCGCGAGCTGGCCGACCACGAGATCAGCGCGCCGCTGCCCAGGCTGACCTACGCCGACGCCATGTCCCGCTACGGCTCCGACAAGCCCGACATCCGCTTCGCCGTCGAGCTGACCGAGCTGACTGAGTACTTCGCCGAGACCCCGTTCCGGGTGTTCCAGGCGCCCTACGTCGGTGCCGTGGTCATGCCCGGTGGCGCGAGCCAGCCGCGCAAGCAGCTCGACGCCTGGCAGGAGTTCGCCAAGCAGCGCGGCCACAAGGGCCTGGCCTACGTGCTGGTCCAGGAGGACGGCACGCTCGGCGGCCCGGTCGCCAAGAACCTGTCCGAGGTCGAGCGCGAGGGCCTGGCCAAGGCCGCGGGCGCCGAGCCGGGCGACTGCGTGTTCTTCGCCGCGGGCAACCCCAACGACGCCCGCGCGCTGCTGGGTGCCGCCCGCCAGGAGATCGGCCGCCGCTGCGGCTTGATCGACGAGTCCGCGTGGGGCTTCGTGTGGGTGGTCGACGCGCCGATGTTCGAGGAGGCCGCCGCGGCCACCTCCGCCGGTGACGTCGCCGTCGGCGCGGGTCGCTGGACCGCGCTGCACCACGCCTTCACCTCGCCCAACGCCGAGTGGATCGACCGGTTCGACCAGGACCCGGGCAACGCCCTGGCCTACGCCTACGACCTCGTGCTCAACGGCAACGAGATCGGTGGCGGCTCGATCCGTATCCACAACAAGGATGTCCAGGAGCGGGTGTTCGGCATCATGGGCCTCGACCAGGCCGAGGCGCAGGAGAAGTTCGGCTTCCTGCTCGACGCCTTCGCCTTCGGCGCGCCCCCGCACGGCGGCATCGCCTTCGGCTGGGACCGGCTGGTCATGCTGCTGGCGGGCCTGGACTCCATCCGCGAGGTCATCGCCTTCCCCAAGACCGGTGGCGGCTACGACCCGCTGACCGCCGCGCCCGCGCCCATCACCGCGGAGCAGCGCAAGGAGGCCGGGGTCGACTTCAAGCCGGTCAAGCCCACCGAGGCGGCCGCGCCCACCGCGGGCTGA
- a CDS encoding DUF389 domain-containing protein, producing the protein MLHLRVVCPPASTERALAVLREHPGATHLVLFAGAAIDPKGDVLEADVAREAADEVLAALCDLGIDRDGGITLEQIDTSLSDAADQAEASAPGDGADALVWEELVARTGEESRFTGTYLAFLVIACLLAAAGVVTDSAVTIVGAMVVGPEFGPLAALAVGLVCRRGDLVRRAVTALAVGFPVAIAVTAGLTWLGHRAGLLDVGAISGDHDVDFVYQVGVWSLVVAVLAGAAGMLSMTSAKSAALVGVFISVTTVPAAGYIGVAAVLGQWTKVAASAGQLAVNLVGIVLAAAVVLLLRRRSRARTRPLSRG; encoded by the coding sequence GTGCTGCACCTGAGGGTCGTCTGCCCGCCCGCGAGCACCGAGCGGGCGCTGGCGGTGCTGCGTGAGCACCCCGGCGCCACCCACCTCGTGCTGTTCGCGGGCGCGGCGATCGACCCGAAGGGCGACGTGCTCGAGGCCGACGTGGCCCGCGAAGCGGCCGACGAGGTCCTGGCCGCGCTGTGCGACCTGGGCATCGACCGCGACGGCGGCATCACCCTCGAGCAGATCGACACCTCGCTGTCGGACGCCGCCGACCAGGCGGAGGCGTCCGCGCCCGGCGACGGGGCCGACGCGCTGGTGTGGGAGGAGTTGGTCGCCCGCACCGGCGAGGAGTCCCGGTTCACCGGCACCTACCTGGCGTTCCTGGTCATCGCCTGCCTGCTCGCCGCGGCCGGGGTGGTCACCGACTCCGCGGTGACGATCGTCGGGGCCATGGTCGTCGGCCCGGAGTTCGGGCCGCTCGCGGCACTGGCCGTCGGGCTGGTCTGCCGCCGGGGCGACCTGGTGCGCCGGGCGGTCACCGCGCTCGCCGTCGGGTTCCCGGTGGCCATCGCGGTCACCGCCGGGTTGACCTGGCTCGGCCACCGGGCCGGGCTGCTCGACGTCGGGGCGATCAGCGGCGACCACGACGTGGACTTCGTCTACCAGGTCGGGGTGTGGTCGCTGGTGGTCGCGGTGCTGGCGGGCGCGGCCGGGATGCTGTCGATGACCTCGGCGAAGTCGGCGGCGCTGGTGGGCGTGTTCATCTCGGTGACCACCGTGCCCGCCGCCGGGTACATCGGGGTCGCCGCGGTGCTCGGGCAGTGGACCAAGGTGGCGGCCTCGGCCGGTCAGCTGGCGGTCAACCTGGTCGGGATCGTGCTCGCCGCTGCCGTCGTGCTGCTCCTGCGCCGCCGCTCGCGGGCCCGCACCCGGCCGCTCTCGCGCGGCTGA
- a CDS encoding SGNH/GDSL hydrolase family protein: protein MTALGIERSTPPTRPDPHATWTARTLAVLGDSTAVGIGDPLRGGGWRGFGPLLAAALGAQEHNVSVNGARLADVRAVQLPRALAVRPDAAVLIAGMNDTLRSDFDPEAMRADLTDIVTSLHAVGTEVVLVRFHDHARVFRMPASLRRALRTRIDRLNAVIEAVVADTGAAHLDLDAMPGAYQTATWSVDRLHPSELGHRMLAKAFAEQLVGRGCVQPAPVSLVCEGGLRVGPLAHLAWLVLKGIPWLCKRGGDLVPYALGIMLRGHREPPCGQLAAEPVARP, encoded by the coding sequence GTGACCGCGCTGGGGATCGAACGCAGCACACCGCCGACCCGACCAGACCCGCACGCGACCTGGACCGCGAGGACCCTGGCCGTCCTCGGCGACTCGACCGCGGTCGGCATCGGCGACCCGTTGCGCGGCGGCGGGTGGCGCGGCTTCGGCCCGCTGCTGGCCGCCGCGCTGGGCGCGCAGGAGCACAACGTGTCGGTCAACGGCGCCCGGCTCGCCGACGTGCGCGCCGTGCAGTTGCCGCGCGCGCTCGCCGTCCGACCGGACGCGGCCGTGCTGATCGCGGGCATGAACGACACCCTGCGCTCGGACTTCGACCCCGAGGCGATGCGCGCCGACCTCACCGACATCGTCACCTCGCTGCACGCGGTCGGCACCGAGGTGGTGCTGGTGCGCTTCCACGACCACGCCCGCGTGTTCCGGATGCCCGCCTCGCTGCGCCGCGCGCTGCGCACCCGCATCGACCGCCTCAACGCCGTGATCGAGGCCGTCGTGGCCGACACCGGCGCCGCGCACCTCGACCTGGACGCGATGCCCGGCGCCTACCAGACGGCGACCTGGAGCGTCGACCGGCTGCACCCGTCCGAACTCGGTCACCGGATGCTGGCGAAGGCGTTCGCCGAACAGCTGGTCGGCCGCGGCTGCGTCCAGCCCGCCCCGGTGAGCCTGGTGTGCGAGGGCGGCCTGCGGGTCGGCCCGCTCGCCCACCTGGCCTGGCTGGTCCTCAAGGGCATCCCGTGGCTGTGCAAGCGCGGCGGCGACCTGGTGCCGTACGCGCTGGGCATCATGCTGCGCGGGCACCGCGAACCACCCTGTGGACAACTCGCGGCGGAGCCGGTGGCCCGTCCGTAG